DNA from Acidimicrobiales bacterium:
ACACCGGGGAGCTGGCGGCGGACTCGCCGTCGTTCCGGGAGCTGGGTGACGAGGAGCGCGCCAGCGACGCCCAGCGGTCGCTGGCCCTGTTCGCCGGCGGCCTGCTCGCCACGGTGCTGCTGATGCACGTGCTGTGGGTGAAGGGCGAGGTCAAGCGGGTGCCGCTGGAGGCGGTCGCCCCCGAGGGCCCGCCGCCCTCCGCCTCCGACGAGCCGGGGCCGGCGCAGGCCGACCGGGCGAAGGCCGCGGGCCGGTCCAGGCGGGCCGGGTCGCCCGAGTGGTTCGTGCCCGACCTGGGCGTCGACGACGGAGCCGACCGGGCCCTGGCGACGTCGGGGGCCGACCGCAGGGCATCCTGACCCGCCCCTCCCCACCGGGAGGCCGGCGCCGGCTCCGGCGTGCGGGGAACGGCGGCAGCGGCCCGTCACGATGCTTGGCTGCGGCGCCCTCGGGTAGGTTGCACCTCACGCCGGCGGCGCGCCCGGCGCCGAGGAGGAAGGGGCTCACATGGATCTCGGTCTCGACGTCACCGAGCACGGCGCCACGACCGTGCTCGCCGTCCGCGGGGAGGTGGACGTGTACACCGCGCCGCGCCTCCGCGAGAAGCTCGTCGAGTTGGTGAGCCAGGGGAAGCACAACATCGTCGTCGACCTCGAGGCGGTCGACTTCCTCGACTCCACGGGGCTGGGTGTGCTCGTCGGGGGCCTGAAGCGGCTGCGCAGCCACGACGGCGACCTCAGCCTGGTGTGCACCCAGCACCGGATCCTGAAGGTCTTCGAGATCACCGGGCTCACCAAGGTCTTCACCATCCACGACTCGGTCGACGCCGCCGTCGCCGGTTAGGGGCGGCGCGTGGCGGAAGGGGGTACGGCCGACGATCCCGTCATCGAGCTCGAGATCCCGGCGCGTGCGGAGTACGTGGGACTGGCGCGCCTGGTCGTGTCGTCCCTCGCCTCCGCCCGCCGGGCGCTGGCCGACGACCGGGTCGACGACCTGAAGCTGGCCGTCTCCGAGGCGTGCACCAACGCCATCGAGGCGCACGTGGGCGGCGGCGTGGACGACCGGGTGACCCTGCGGTGGTCCGAGGGCGGCGACCGCCTGGAGGTCCGGATCCAGGACCGGGGGCCCGGGTTCGACCCGTCCCAGCTCCCCGAGCACCCTCCGGTCACCGACCCCGAGCGCCTCAACTTCGAGCGGGGCCTCGGCATCCCGCTCATCCGTACACTGGTGGACGAGGTGGCCTTCGACCCCTCCGACTCGGGCACCTCGGTGCGGATCACCATGTTCTGCGGCCCGGCCGACGAGCTCGACGGCGACTCCTAGCGAAGGGGACGGCGATGGCGCTGAAGAACGCGCTGAAGCGGCTGACGACACCGGTCAGCGAGCTCGACCGCGACCGGCTCCGCCAGTTCTGCGCGCAGTTCGACGGGGCGGTCTGCATCGCCGACGCCAAGCCCCGTGAGGAGATCACCGTCGTGGGCGAGATCACCAGCGTGCGCATCGTGCCGCGCCCCGACGGCTCGCCGTGGCTCGAGGCCACCATCAAGGACGGCACCGGCTCGCTGGTGGCCATGTGGACCGGTCGCACCCGCATCGCCGGCATCAACGCCGGGCGGCGCCTGATGGTCACCGGCCGGGGCGCCCCCAAGGGCAAGGGCGGGCGCCTGGTGGTGACGAACCCGAGGTACGAGCTCCTCGCCTAGGGCTTCGACCTCATTCGTTCGCTTCGCTCACTCCATTCGGTCGAGTTGGATCGTGCTCCGGCGGGCGAGCGGAGCTCGCGCCGCCTCCGCCCTGTCGTTTCCCGGTGTCCGCATCCGCAGAGGCCGCCTCCGGCGGCGAGGGCGGCCGCGGACCCTGCGGTAGAGAACGCGGCAAACGTTTCTGGTCAGGGCATTAGCGGGGGGCCGGCTACGGCCCCACGAGGATCTGGCGGACGGCGTCCTCGGACTCCGGCGTCACCAGCACCAGCACCTCGTCCCCGGCGTCGAGCACCGTGTCGCCCCGGGGGACGATCACGTGGCTCTCCCGGATGACGGCCACGACCGTGGCATCGCGGGGGATCCCGAGGTCGATGATCGCCTGCTTGGCCGCCGGCGAGTCGTCGGCCAGGGTGACCTCGACCAGCTGGGCGTCCCGGAACTGGAGCAGGCGGACCAGCGAGCCGACCGATACCGCCTCCTCCACCAGGGCGGTGAGGAGGTGGGGCGTCGACACCGACACGTCCACGCCCCACGACTCGTTGAACAGCCAGTAGTTCTTCGGGTGGTTGACGCGGGCCACCACGCGGGGAACGGCGAACTCCTGCTTGGCCAGCAGCGACACGACCAGGTTGTCCTCGTCGTCGCCGGTGGCCGCCACCACCACCTCGGTCCGGGCCAGGCCGGCCTCGTGCAGGTTGGACACCTCGCACGCGTCGCCGAGGAACCACTGCACGTCCACCGTGGGCGACACCCGGGCCACCACGTCGGGGTCCTGCTCGATGATGAGGACGTCGTGGCCGGCCGCCTTGAGGTCGGCGGCGATGTACGTGCCGACGTTGCCGCCGCCGGCGATGGCGACCTTCATCGCCCGCCCCCGTCGGAGTCGCCTGCCGTCAGGCGGGTCTCGAGGATCTCGAGCGCCTCGCGGGCGACGAGGATGTGGAGGATGTCCCCTTCCTGGCCGACCACGTCGGGGCCGACCAGGCGGGCGGCGCCGGCCCGGTTCACGGCGGCGACGCGGAACTGGCCCTGGCGGCCGAGACGGGAGAGGCGGGCGCCCGCCCACGCGTCGGGCAGGGCGCGCTCGACCATGGACACGCCGCCCGACGGGTCGGCCCACTCCACCACCGACTCCCCCGGGAACAGCCGGCGCAGGACCTGGTCGGTGGTCCACTGCACCTGGGCGACGGTGGGGATCCCGAGCCGCTCGTAGATCACGGCCCGGCGGGGGTCCTGGATGCGGGCGACCACCGACGGGATCTGGTACGTCTCGCGGGCGATCCGGGCGGTGAGGATGTTCGTGTTGTCGCCCCCCGTGGTGGCGGCCAGTGCGCCGGCGTCGCGGACGCCCGCCTGCTCGAGGTGGTCGCGGTCGAACCCGAACCCGACGACGGCGCGGCCCGCCCAGGTGTCGGGCAGGTAGCGCTGGAAGGCGCGCCGATCCTTGTCGATGACGGCGACCGAGTGGCCGGACTCATCCAGGTTCCTGGCGAGCTCCGAGCCGACCCGCCCGCATCCGACGACGAGGACGTGCATGGCCCACCATCCAACTCAGTCGGCGGGCGGCGCACAACTCGGGCGGGAACGCCGCACCGTCACCGGCCCGCCTATCGTCCCCGGCGTGCTGACCATGCTGAAGCGGGTCATCGTCGGGCGCCCGCTCTCCTCGGCGGAGCAGGAGCACCAGCGCATCCCGAAGAGGATCGCCCTGGCCGTCTTCTCCTCGGACGCCATCTCGTCCACCGCGTACGCCACCGAGGAGATCCTCTTCGTCACCGCGGTGGCCGCCGGCAGCAGCCTCGAGATCGGGCTCAGCCGGCTGGTGCCGATCGCCGTCGCCGTCGCCGTCCTGCTCGCCATCGTCGTCACCAGCTACCGGCGGACGATCTACGCCTACCCGCAGGGCGGCGGGTCGTACGTCGTCAGCCGGGAGAACCTGGGCCTCTACCCGTCGCTCGTGGCGGGTGCCTCGATCCTCGTCGACTACATGCTCACCGTGGCGGTGTCCATCTCCGCCGGCGTGGCCGCCATCATCTCCATCCCGGCGTTCCGCGGCGTGGAGAGCCAACGGGTGGCGCTCGCCGTCGGCCTCATCGGGCTCATCACCATGGCGAACCTGCGGGGCGTGAAGGAGTCGGGCCGGATCTTCGCCGTGCCCACCTACGTGTACATCGTCAGCATCTCCCTGCTCGTGCTGTACGGGTTGGCCCGGTCGTTCTTCGGAGACATCGACCGGATCGTCTTCGACCCCGAGCGGTCGGAGGCGGCCCGCGAGGCGGGCGGGACGCTCGGGTTGTTCCTGCTCCTCAAGGGCTTCTCGTCGGGCGCCGTGGCCCTCACCGGCATCGAGGCCATCGCCGACGGCGTCCCCGCCTTCCGCAGGCCGCAGTCGAGGAACGCCGCCATCACGCTCACGTGGATGGCCGTGATCCTCGGGACCCTCTTCACGGGGACGGCCGTGCTGGCCCACCGGCTGCATCCCTTCCCCAGCCACGAGGAGACGGTGCTGTCGCAGCTCGGCCACGCCGTCTACGGCGGCGGCCCGCTCTACCTGGTCCTGCAGTTCGCCACCGCCGCCATCCTCGTCCTGGCCGCCAACACCGCCTACGCCGACTTCCCGCGGCTGTCTTCGATCGTCGCCCGGGACGGGTACCTGCCGCGTCAGTTCGGCAACCGGGGCGACCGCCTGGTGTTCTCCAACGGCATCGTGTTCCTCGGCGTGGCCGCCTCCGCGCTCATCGTCGCCTTCGGGGGCATCACCACCGCCCTCATCCCCCTCTACGCCGTCGGCGTGTTCACGTCGTTCACCCTGAGCCAGCTGGGCATGGTGCGCTACCAGCAGCGCCACAAGCCCGCGGGGTGGCGCCTGGGTGCGGCGATCAGCGGCGTGGGCGCCGCCGTCACCTTCTTCGTGCTGCTGGTCGTGGCGGCCACCAAGTTCACCAGCGGGGCGTGGGTGCCGCTGGTCGTCCTGCCGATGATCATCGTGCTGTTCCTCGCCATCCGCCGCCACTACGACAAGGTGGCCAAGGCACTGGAGATCACCCCCGAGCAGGTCAAGCCGGAGACGTTCAACCACACCGTCGTCGTGCTCGTCGGCCGCGTCCACCGCGGCGTCATCCGGGCCCTCAGCTACGCCAAGTCGATGCGGCCCAACCACCTCAGCGCGGTCTACATGGCGTCCGACGACGCCGAGGCGGAGGAGATGCACCGGCAGTGGTCGGCGTTCGGCTTCGACGTGCCCCTCGAGATCGTGCCGTCCCCCTACCGTGACCTGGTCGAGTCGGTGGAGGGCTACCTCGACGAGCTGGACGAGCGGTGGCACAACGACACCATCACCGTGCTGATCCCGGAGTTCGTGGTGGACCGGTGGTACGAGAACATCCTGCACAACCAGAGCGCGCTGGCCCTCAAGCTGGCCCTGCTCGACCGGCCGGGGACGGTGGTGACGTCGGTCCCGTACCACCTGTCGAAGTCGGCGCCCACCAACGGGCCCGACGGGGCCGGCGGCCGGCCGGCGCCAGCGAAGGACTGACGGCACGAGCAGGTTGTTTTTCAGACCCCAAAAATGTAGATTTGCAGGCCTTGAGAAACCAGGACGTGCCTCTGACGAAGTCGGAACGGGAGACCTTGAAGTCGATCTACCGGCTCACCGGCGGCCACGGGTCGGCACCCGACGCCCACACCGGCGCGCTGGCCGAGGCCCTCGGGGTCAGCCCGGGCACGGTCACCGCCACGGTGAAGCGCCTGGCCGACCGCGGGCTGTGCGACCACAAGCCGTACCGGGGCGTGGAGCTCACGGCCGAGGGGCGGCAGTGGGCCGTGGCCGCCATCCGCCGGCACCGCATCGTCGAGCGCTTCCTGTCCGACATGCTCGGCTACCCCTGGAACGAGGCCGACCGCTTCGCCGCCAGCTTCGAGCACGAGCTGCCCCAGGAGGTCGAGGACCGGCTGTACGTCGCCCTCGACCGCCCCGCCACCTGCCCGCACGGGTTCCCCATCCCGGGCTCGGAGGTGGGCGACATCCCCGAGCTGCCGCCGCTGTACGCCCTCGACCCCGGCGATGTCGCCGTCGTGGCGGTGCCCGGCTCGACCGACCGCGACGTCGTCGCCTTCCTCGACACCCTCGGGCTGCGCCCCGGGGTGCGGGTGGAGGTGCGCGAGAAGCATCCCTTCGACGGGCCCATGGTCCTCCTGGTGGACGGGCATCGCCGCACCGTCGGCGACAAGGTCGCCCGCCAGATCTACGTCCACGTGCAGGCGGCCGTCCCCGGCGACGCCGCCGCCCCGCCCGACCCGCCCGAACACGCAAAGGAGCGTTCCGCATGAAGATCCTCGCCGCCGAAGGCGGCTACCAGGCGTTCGACCTCGCGGGGGGCGAGTTCGCGTGGCTGTTCTTCTCGGCCGGCACCGCCCTCCTGGCCATCGCCGTCGGCTTCTCGTTGATGAAGGGGGTGCTGGCCGCCGACCAGGGCACGCCCAAGATGATCGAGATCGCCACCGCCATCCAGGAAGGCGCCATGGCCTACCTGCGGCGCCAGTTCAAGACCATCGGCTACATCCTCATCCCGCTGGTGGTGATCGTGTTCATCACGTCCACCACCGTGGCCAAGCCGAACGGCGAGGAGGCGCTGTCGTTCGTGCAGTCCGGCCTGTTCCGCACGCTGGCCTTCCTGGCCGGCTGCTTCATGTCCGGGCTCACCGGCTTCATCGGCATGGGGCTGGCCGTGCGAGGCAACGTTCGCACCGCCGCCGCCGCCAAGTCGGGGTCCCTGCCCGCCGCCCTGAAGGTCGCGTTCCGCACCGGCGGCGTGGCCGGCATGTTCACCGTGGGCCTCGGCCTCCTCGGCGCCACGCTGATCATCCTGCTCTTCCAGAACACCAGCTCGGCCATCCTGGTGGGCTTCGGCTTCGGCGGCTCGCTGCTGGCCCTGTTCCTGCGGGTGGGTGGCGGCATCTTCACCAAGGCGGCCGACGTGGGCGCCGACCTGGTGGGGAAGGTGGAGGCCGGCATCCCCGAGGACGACCCCCGGAACCCGGCCACCATCGCCGACAACGTGGGCGACAACGTGGGCGACTGCGCCGGCATGGCCGCCGACCTGTTCGAGAGCTACGAGGTGACCCTGGTGGCCTCGATCATCCTCGGCGTCGCCGCCTTCGACTCCATCGGCCAGAACCCGGCCCTCGGCCTGGTGTTCCCGGTGGTCGCCCGGGCCATCGGCGTCCTGGCCTCGATCGTGGGCGTGTACGCCGTGCGGGCCACCCCGAACGACAAGTCGGCCATGGCCCCTATCAACCGGGGCTTCCTCACCGCCGGCGTCCTGACGGTGATCGGCACCTTCCTGGTCGCCCAGTTCTACGTCGGCAACCTGCGGGTGTTCTGGGCCGTGGTCACCGGCCTGGTGCTGGCCCAGGTGGTCAGCCGGCTCACCGAGTACTTCACGTCGACCGAGACGGCCCCCGTCCGCGAGATCGCCGAGTCGGCCCGGACCGGCCCCGCCACCACGGTGCTGTCCGGCATCTCCTCGGGCCTGGAGAGCTCGGTGTGGGCCGTCGTGGCCATCGCCGCCGCCCTCGGGGTGGCCATCGGGCTGGGCGAGGGGAACATCCAGTTCTCGCTGTACCTGGTCGCCCTCACGGGCATGGGCATGCTGGCCACCACCGGCGTGGTGGTGTCCGAGGACACCTTCGGCCCGGTGGCCGACAACGCGGCGGGCATCGCCGAGATGTCGGGGGAGTTCGAGGGCGAGCCCCAGCGGATCATGGTGAGCCTCGACGCGGTGGGAAACACCACCAAGGCCGTCACCAAGGGCTTCGCCATCGGGTCGGCCGTCATCGCCGCCGTGGCCTTGTTCGCCAGCTTCATCGAGACCATCGGGTCGGAGCTTGGGATCGAGGAGGTCGGGTCGGCGCTGTTCCGCAACCCGCTCACGCAGATCAACGTGGCCGACCCCAAGACCTTCATCGGCCTGCTCATCGGCGGATCGGTGCCGTTCCTGTTCAGCGCCCTCGCCATCCGGGCGGTGGGCCGCACGGCGGGCACGGTGGTCCAGGAGGTCCGCCGCCAGTTCGCCGACGGGCAGATCATGGCCGGGACCAAGCGGCCCGACTACGGCCCCGTCATCGACATCTGCACCGCCGCCTCCCTGCGGGAGCTGGCGACCCCCGCCCTGCTGGCCGTGCTCACCCCCGTCATCATCGGGTTCGGCATCAACTACTACGCCCTGGGGGCGTTCCTCGCCGCCGTCATCG
Protein-coding regions in this window:
- a CDS encoding STAS domain-containing protein, with protein sequence MDLGLDVTEHGATTVLAVRGEVDVYTAPRLREKLVELVSQGKHNIVVDLEAVDFLDSTGLGVLVGGLKRLRSHDGDLSLVCTQHRILKVFEITGLTKVFTIHDSVDAAVAG
- a CDS encoding ATP-binding protein; amino-acid sequence: MAEGGTADDPVIELEIPARAEYVGLARLVVSSLASARRALADDRVDDLKLAVSEACTNAIEAHVGGGVDDRVTLRWSEGGDRLEVRIQDRGPGFDPSQLPEHPPVTDPERLNFERGLGIPLIRTLVDEVAFDPSDSGTSVRITMFCGPADELDGDS
- a CDS encoding OB-fold nucleic acid binding domain-containing protein, with product MALKNALKRLTTPVSELDRDRLRQFCAQFDGAVCIADAKPREEITVVGEITSVRIVPRPDGSPWLEATIKDGTGSLVAMWTGRTRIAGINAGRRLMVTGRGAPKGKGGRLVVTNPRYELLA
- a CDS encoding TrkA family potassium uptake protein, with protein sequence MKVAIAGGGNVGTYIAADLKAAGHDVLIIEQDPDVVARVSPTVDVQWFLGDACEVSNLHEAGLARTEVVVAATGDDEDNLVVSLLAKQEFAVPRVVARVNHPKNYWLFNESWGVDVSVSTPHLLTALVEEAVSVGSLVRLLQFRDAQLVEVTLADDSPAAKQAIIDLGIPRDATVVAVIRESHVIVPRGDTVLDAGDEVLVLVTPESEDAVRQILVGP
- a CDS encoding TrkA family potassium uptake protein, which translates into the protein MHVLVVGCGRVGSELARNLDESGHSVAVIDKDRRAFQRYLPDTWAGRAVVGFGFDRDHLEQAGVRDAGALAATTGGDNTNILTARIARETYQIPSVVARIQDPRRAVIYERLGIPTVAQVQWTTDQVLRRLFPGESVVEWADPSGGVSMVERALPDAWAGARLSRLGRQGQFRVAAVNRAGAARLVGPDVVGQEGDILHILVAREALEILETRLTAGDSDGGGR
- a CDS encoding APC family permease, producing MLKRVIVGRPLSSAEQEHQRIPKRIALAVFSSDAISSTAYATEEILFVTAVAAGSSLEIGLSRLVPIAVAVAVLLAIVVTSYRRTIYAYPQGGGSYVVSRENLGLYPSLVAGASILVDYMLTVAVSISAGVAAIISIPAFRGVESQRVALAVGLIGLITMANLRGVKESGRIFAVPTYVYIVSISLLVLYGLARSFFGDIDRIVFDPERSEAAREAGGTLGLFLLLKGFSSGAVALTGIEAIADGVPAFRRPQSRNAAITLTWMAVILGTLFTGTAVLAHRLHPFPSHEETVLSQLGHAVYGGGPLYLVLQFATAAILVLAANTAYADFPRLSSIVARDGYLPRQFGNRGDRLVFSNGIVFLGVAASALIVAFGGITTALIPLYAVGVFTSFTLSQLGMVRYQQRHKPAGWRLGAAISGVGAAVTFFVLLVVAATKFTSGAWVPLVVLPMIIVLFLAIRRHYDKVAKALEITPEQVKPETFNHTVVVLVGRVHRGVIRALSYAKSMRPNHLSAVYMASDDAEAEEMHRQWSAFGFDVPLEIVPSPYRDLVESVEGYLDELDERWHNDTITVLIPEFVVDRWYENILHNQSALALKLALLDRPGTVVTSVPYHLSKSAPTNGPDGAGGRPAPAKD
- a CDS encoding metal-dependent transcriptional regulator → MPLTKSERETLKSIYRLTGGHGSAPDAHTGALAEALGVSPGTVTATVKRLADRGLCDHKPYRGVELTAEGRQWAVAAIRRHRIVERFLSDMLGYPWNEADRFAASFEHELPQEVEDRLYVALDRPATCPHGFPIPGSEVGDIPELPPLYALDPGDVAVVAVPGSTDRDVVAFLDTLGLRPGVRVEVREKHPFDGPMVLLVDGHRRTVGDKVARQIYVHVQAAVPGDAAAPPDPPEHAKERSA
- a CDS encoding sodium-translocating pyrophosphatase — translated: MKILAAEGGYQAFDLAGGEFAWLFFSAGTALLAIAVGFSLMKGVLAADQGTPKMIEIATAIQEGAMAYLRRQFKTIGYILIPLVVIVFITSTTVAKPNGEEALSFVQSGLFRTLAFLAGCFMSGLTGFIGMGLAVRGNVRTAAAAKSGSLPAALKVAFRTGGVAGMFTVGLGLLGATLIILLFQNTSSAILVGFGFGGSLLALFLRVGGGIFTKAADVGADLVGKVEAGIPEDDPRNPATIADNVGDNVGDCAGMAADLFESYEVTLVASIILGVAAFDSIGQNPALGLVFPVVARAIGVLASIVGVYAVRATPNDKSAMAPINRGFLTAGVLTVIGTFLVAQFYVGNLRVFWAVVTGLVLAQVVSRLTEYFTSTETAPVREIAESARTGPATTVLSGISSGLESSVWAVVAIAAALGVAIGLGEGNIQFSLYLVALTGMGMLATTGVVVSEDTFGPVADNAAGIAEMSGEFEGEPQRIMVSLDAVGNTTKAVTKGFAIGSAVIAAVALFASFIETIGSELGIEEVGSALFRNPLTQINVADPKTFIGLLIGGSVPFLFSALAIRAVGRTAGTVVQEVRRQFADGQIMAGTKRPDYGPVIDICTAASLRELATPALLAVLTPVIIGFGINYYALGAFLAAVIVTGQLMANFLSNSGGAWDNAKKYIEDGNEGGKGSEAHKAAVIGDTVGDPFKDTAGPALNPLIKVMNLVSLLILPAVINLQDNDGARYTVAALALVVLGGAIAFSKRRSGGISGSSEAAAVAVGVTPAGHAVAGSDPPTKLAVDALDRWIFDLGDEDAELRSQLRAARAALQSGGNGSAAPTPPATPAGPDGPRAARGPRKKPR